The following are from one region of the Syngnathus acus chromosome 19, fSynAcu1.2, whole genome shotgun sequence genome:
- the map2k4b gene encoding dual specificity mitogen-activated protein kinase kinase 4b isoform X3 gives MCCVQVAQCPVWTGGSERANFHYLHCSPSAAAHRPPEPNTTMATPSPDSNSSSSSNSFSIVGSASHQFHQQTPSSNMQGKRKALKLNFASPPVKPASRPPLNPTPPAFQSTHIERLRTHSIESSGKLKISPEQHCDFTAEDLRDLGEIGRGAYGSVNKMVHKPTGQIMAVKRIRSTVDEKEQKQLLMDLDVVMRSSDCPYIVQFYGALFREGDCWICMELMSTSLDKFYKYVYCAFDDVIPEEILGKITLATVKALNHLKENLKIIHRDIKPSNILMDRKGNIKLCDFGISGQLVDSIAKTRDAGCRPYMAPERIDPSASRQGYDVRSDVWSLGITLYELATGRFPYPKWNSVFDQLTQVVKGEPPQLSNSEERQFSPKFINFVNLCLTKDESKRPKYRELLKHPFILMYEERFVDVASYVCRILDQIPTSPISPMYVD, from the exons ATGTGCTGCGTTCAAGTTGCGCAGTGTCCCGTCTGGACTGGAGGCAGCGAGAGGGCCAACTTTCACTATCTGCATTGCAGCCCGAGCGCTGCTGCCCACCGGCCGCCGGAACCCAACACAACAATGGCGACTCCCAGTCCTGACAGCAACTCCTCGAGCTCCAGCAACAGCTTCAGCATTGTAGGATCCGCGTCGCATCAATTccaccagcagacaccgagtaGCAATATGCAAG GTAAACGTAAGGCGCTGAAGCTAAATTTCGCCAGCCCTCCGGTGAAGCCAGCGTCCCGCCCCCCGCTCAATCCGACACCCCCTGCGTTCCAAAGCACCCACAT AGAGCGGCTGAGAACACACAGCATTGAATCATCAGGGAAGCTTAAGATTTCTCCTGAGCAGCACTGCGACTTCACGGCAGAGGATCTGAGAGACCTCGGGGAGATCGGCCGCGGCGCCTACGGCTCCGTCAATAAGATGGTCCACAAACCCACGGGCCAGATCATGGCAGTCAAG AGGATTCGTTCCACTGTTGATGAAAAGGAGCAGAAACAGCTGTTGATGGATCTCGACGTGGTGATGAGGAGTAGCGACTGTCCATACATTGTTCAATTCTACGGGGCTCTCTTCAGGGAG GGAGACTGTTGGATTTGTATGGAGCTTATGTCTACCTCATTAGACAAATtttataaatatgtatattgTGCATTCGATGATGTCATTCCAGAGGAAATATTAGGCAAAATAACTTTAGCG ACGGTGAAAGCACTGAACCACTTAAAGGAAAACTTGAAAATAATTCACAGAG ACATCAAACCTTCCAACATTCTTATGGACCGAAAGGGTAACATCAAGCTGTGTGATTTCGGCATCAGCGGCCAGCTCGTGGACTCCATAGCCAAGACCAGAGATGCTGGCTGCAGGCCTTACATGGCA cCTGAAAGAATAGACCCCAGTGCCTCGAGACAAGGTTACGACGTCCGTTCTGATGTGTGGAGCTTGGGAATCACCTTG TATGAGCTGGCCACTGGAAGGTTTCCGTACCCCAAGTGGAACAGCGTTTTTGATCAGCTGACCCAAGTGGTGAAAGGAGAGCCTCCGCAGCTCAGTAATTCTGAGGAGAGGCAGTTCTCCCCCAAGTTCATCAATTTTGTTAACTTATG CCTTACAAAGGATGAATCGAAAAGGCCAAAGTACAGGGAGTTGCTG
- the map2k4b gene encoding dual specificity mitogen-activated protein kinase kinase 4b isoform X2, with protein MCCVQVAQCPVWTGGSERANFHYLHCSPSAAAHRPPEPNTTMATPSPDSNSSSSSNSFSIVGSASHQFHQQTPSSNMQETNSCWRCQNETGKRKALKLNFASPPVKPASRPPLNPTPPAFQSTHIERLRTHSIESSGKLKISPEQHCDFTAEDLRDLGEIGRGAYGSVNKMVHKPTGQIMAVKRIRSTVDEKEQKQLLMDLDVVMRSSDCPYIVQFYGALFREGDCWICMELMSTSLDKFYKYVYCAFDDVIPEEILGKITLATVKALNHLKENLKIIHRDIKPSNILMDRKGNIKLCDFGISGQLVDSIAKTRDAGCRPYMAPERIDPSASRQGYDVRSDVWSLGITLYELATGRFPYPKWNSVFDQLTQVVKGEPPQLSNSEERQFSPKFINFVNLCLTKDESKRPKYRELLKHPFILMYEERFVDVASYVCRILDQIPTSPISPMYVD; from the exons ATGTGCTGCGTTCAAGTTGCGCAGTGTCCCGTCTGGACTGGAGGCAGCGAGAGGGCCAACTTTCACTATCTGCATTGCAGCCCGAGCGCTGCTGCCCACCGGCCGCCGGAACCCAACACAACAATGGCGACTCCCAGTCCTGACAGCAACTCCTCGAGCTCCAGCAACAGCTTCAGCATTGTAGGATCCGCGTCGCATCAATTccaccagcagacaccgagtaGCAATATGCAAG AAACCAACAGCTGCTGGAgatgtcaaaatgaaacag GTAAACGTAAGGCGCTGAAGCTAAATTTCGCCAGCCCTCCGGTGAAGCCAGCGTCCCGCCCCCCGCTCAATCCGACACCCCCTGCGTTCCAAAGCACCCACAT AGAGCGGCTGAGAACACACAGCATTGAATCATCAGGGAAGCTTAAGATTTCTCCTGAGCAGCACTGCGACTTCACGGCAGAGGATCTGAGAGACCTCGGGGAGATCGGCCGCGGCGCCTACGGCTCCGTCAATAAGATGGTCCACAAACCCACGGGCCAGATCATGGCAGTCAAG AGGATTCGTTCCACTGTTGATGAAAAGGAGCAGAAACAGCTGTTGATGGATCTCGACGTGGTGATGAGGAGTAGCGACTGTCCATACATTGTTCAATTCTACGGGGCTCTCTTCAGGGAG GGAGACTGTTGGATTTGTATGGAGCTTATGTCTACCTCATTAGACAAATtttataaatatgtatattgTGCATTCGATGATGTCATTCCAGAGGAAATATTAGGCAAAATAACTTTAGCG ACGGTGAAAGCACTGAACCACTTAAAGGAAAACTTGAAAATAATTCACAGAG ACATCAAACCTTCCAACATTCTTATGGACCGAAAGGGTAACATCAAGCTGTGTGATTTCGGCATCAGCGGCCAGCTCGTGGACTCCATAGCCAAGACCAGAGATGCTGGCTGCAGGCCTTACATGGCA cCTGAAAGAATAGACCCCAGTGCCTCGAGACAAGGTTACGACGTCCGTTCTGATGTGTGGAGCTTGGGAATCACCTTG TATGAGCTGGCCACTGGAAGGTTTCCGTACCCCAAGTGGAACAGCGTTTTTGATCAGCTGACCCAAGTGGTGAAAGGAGAGCCTCCGCAGCTCAGTAATTCTGAGGAGAGGCAGTTCTCCCCCAAGTTCATCAATTTTGTTAACTTATG CCTTACAAAGGATGAATCGAAAAGGCCAAAGTACAGGGAGTTGCTG
- the map2k4b gene encoding dual specificity mitogen-activated protein kinase kinase 4b isoform X1 — protein sequence MCCVQVAQCPVWTGGSERANFHYLHCSPSAAAHRPPEPNTTMATPSPDSNSSSSSNSFSIVGSASHQFHQQTPSSNMQETNSCWRCQNETGFQISFSGVSQSKRKALKLNFASPPVKPASRPPLNPTPPAFQSTHIERLRTHSIESSGKLKISPEQHCDFTAEDLRDLGEIGRGAYGSVNKMVHKPTGQIMAVKRIRSTVDEKEQKQLLMDLDVVMRSSDCPYIVQFYGALFREGDCWICMELMSTSLDKFYKYVYCAFDDVIPEEILGKITLATVKALNHLKENLKIIHRDIKPSNILMDRKGNIKLCDFGISGQLVDSIAKTRDAGCRPYMAPERIDPSASRQGYDVRSDVWSLGITLYELATGRFPYPKWNSVFDQLTQVVKGEPPQLSNSEERQFSPKFINFVNLCLTKDESKRPKYRELLKHPFILMYEERFVDVASYVCRILDQIPTSPISPMYVD from the exons ATGTGCTGCGTTCAAGTTGCGCAGTGTCCCGTCTGGACTGGAGGCAGCGAGAGGGCCAACTTTCACTATCTGCATTGCAGCCCGAGCGCTGCTGCCCACCGGCCGCCGGAACCCAACACAACAATGGCGACTCCCAGTCCTGACAGCAACTCCTCGAGCTCCAGCAACAGCTTCAGCATTGTAGGATCCGCGTCGCATCAATTccaccagcagacaccgagtaGCAATATGCAAG AAACCAACAGCTGCTGGAgatgtcaaaatgaaacag GATTTCAGATAAGCTTCTCTGGAGTTTCCCAAA GTAAACGTAAGGCGCTGAAGCTAAATTTCGCCAGCCCTCCGGTGAAGCCAGCGTCCCGCCCCCCGCTCAATCCGACACCCCCTGCGTTCCAAAGCACCCACAT AGAGCGGCTGAGAACACACAGCATTGAATCATCAGGGAAGCTTAAGATTTCTCCTGAGCAGCACTGCGACTTCACGGCAGAGGATCTGAGAGACCTCGGGGAGATCGGCCGCGGCGCCTACGGCTCCGTCAATAAGATGGTCCACAAACCCACGGGCCAGATCATGGCAGTCAAG AGGATTCGTTCCACTGTTGATGAAAAGGAGCAGAAACAGCTGTTGATGGATCTCGACGTGGTGATGAGGAGTAGCGACTGTCCATACATTGTTCAATTCTACGGGGCTCTCTTCAGGGAG GGAGACTGTTGGATTTGTATGGAGCTTATGTCTACCTCATTAGACAAATtttataaatatgtatattgTGCATTCGATGATGTCATTCCAGAGGAAATATTAGGCAAAATAACTTTAGCG ACGGTGAAAGCACTGAACCACTTAAAGGAAAACTTGAAAATAATTCACAGAG ACATCAAACCTTCCAACATTCTTATGGACCGAAAGGGTAACATCAAGCTGTGTGATTTCGGCATCAGCGGCCAGCTCGTGGACTCCATAGCCAAGACCAGAGATGCTGGCTGCAGGCCTTACATGGCA cCTGAAAGAATAGACCCCAGTGCCTCGAGACAAGGTTACGACGTCCGTTCTGATGTGTGGAGCTTGGGAATCACCTTG TATGAGCTGGCCACTGGAAGGTTTCCGTACCCCAAGTGGAACAGCGTTTTTGATCAGCTGACCCAAGTGGTGAAAGGAGAGCCTCCGCAGCTCAGTAATTCTGAGGAGAGGCAGTTCTCCCCCAAGTTCATCAATTTTGTTAACTTATG CCTTACAAAGGATGAATCGAAAAGGCCAAAGTACAGGGAGTTGCTG
- the adprm gene encoding manganese-dependent ADP-ribose/CDP-alcohol diphosphatase: MLHTGNAPINTPTCSRLLAKERPAMDDSCQREPLFTFGVIADVQYADMDDGLNFSQTRTRYYRSSLGLLRKARESWAHSAVRPKFIIQLGDIIDGFNKGHGASSRALEKVLQEFRLSAIDVHHVWGNHEFYNFSRSELLHSKLNSSVLGDSSLGGDIYAYSFSPFPGFTFVVLDAYDVSLLGVDEDSLQYHTAFNWIREHNSNEDLNSPPGSYDDLEQRFSKFNGGFSKAQLDWLDSVLALTDKKHEKVTIVSHLPVHPLSTTPVCLAWNFDELLSTIQSHSSVVCFIAGHDHEGGYCLDQSTGIHHLTLEGVIETPPDSNAFGTISVYEDRMVLKGFGRIPDIDILFPDTSL; this comes from the exons ATGCTGCACACCGGTAACGCTCCCATAAACACACCTACCTGCTCCCGATTGTTAGCCAAGGAAAGACCGGCGATGGACGACAGCTGTCAACGCGAGCCATTGTTTACATTCGGCGTGATCGCTGACGTTCAGTACGCCGACATGGACGACGGTCTGAATTTCAGCCAGACAAGGACTCGATACTATCGAAGTAGTCTTGGGCTGCTCAGAAAAGCCAGGGAGAGCTGGGCTCACTCGGCCGTCCGTCCAAAGTTCATCATTCAACTGGGAGACATCATCGACGGCTTTAACAAGGGTCACGGCGCGTCAAGCCGAGCACTGGAGAAGGTCTTGCAAGAGTTCCGCCTCAGTGCCATCGACGTTCACCATGTGTGGGGCAATCACGAGTTCTACAACTTCAGTCGAAGCGAGCTGTTGCATTCCAAGCTGAACAGTTCCGTCCTTGGAGATAGCAGCCTCGGTGGTGATATTTACGCCTACAGCTTCAGTCCCTTCCCCGGGTTCACGTTTGTTGTGTTGGACGCTTATGATGTGAGCTTGCTTGGTGTAGATGAGGACAGTCTGCAGTACCACACTGCTTTCAATTGGATAAGAGAGCACAACAGCAACGAGGACCTCAATTCTCCTCCAG GTTCATATGATGACCTAGAGCAGAGGTTCTCCAAGTTTAATGGTGGTTTCAGCAAGGCCCAGCTGGATTGGCTTGATTCTGTTTTGGCTTTGACTGACAAGAAACATGAGAAAGTCACCATTGTCA GCCACCTCCCAGTCCATCCATTGTCCACCACCCCCGTGTGCCTGGCCTGGAACTTTGATGAGCTGCTATCCACTATCCAATCTCACAGTAGTGTGGTGTGTTTCATAGCAGGACATGATCATGAAGGTGGCTATTGCTTGGATCAAAGTACAGGAATTCACCACCTTACGCTGGAGGGAGTCATTGAGACGCCACCAGACAGCAACGCCTTTGGAACCATCTCAGTGTATGAAGACAGGATGGTGTTGAAGGGCTTTGGGAGGATTCCAGATATTGATATTCTTTTCCCTGACACCAGTCTTTGA
- the LOC119138428 gene encoding myosin-4-like — MDADMAVFGDAAPYLRRPERERIEAQNRPFDAKTSVYVVDPKELFVKGTIQSKDKGKVTVKTDAGKVVTVTDDDVFPMNPPKFDKIEDMAMMTHLNEAAVLYNLKERYAAWMIYTYSGLFCVTVNPYKWLPVYNQEVVVAYRGKKRQEAPPHIFSISDNAYQFMLTDRENQSILITGESGAGKTVNTKRVIQYFATIAGSGDKKKDSAAAAKLQGNLEDQIISANPLLEAFGNAKTVRNDNSSRFGKFIRIHFGTTGKLASADIETYLLEKSRVTFQLSAERSYHIFYQIMSNKKPELIEALLITTNPYDYPFLSQGEISVASIDDSDELMATDSAIDTLGFSGDERMGIYKLTGAVMHYGNMKFKQKQREEQAEPDGTEVADKAAYLMGLNSADILKALCYPRVKVGNEYVTKGQTVQQVYNSIGALAKSVYEKMFMWMVLRINQMLDTKQPRQFFIGVLDIAGFEIFDYNSLEQLCINFTNEKLQQFFNHHMFVLEQEEYKKEGIEWEFIDFGMDLAACIELIEKPMGIFSILEEECMFPKASDSTFKNKLYDQHLGKSNNFQKPKPVKGKAEAHFSLVHYAGTVDYSITGWLDKNKDPLNESVVQLFQKAGLKLLAFLYSSYSSSDDNSAGGSAKKAAKRKGSSFQTVSALFRENLGKLMTNLRSTHPHFVRCLIPNETKTPGIMEHHLVIHQLRCNGVLEGIRICRKGFPSRILYGDFKQRYKVLNASVIPDGQFIDNKTAAEKLLGSIDVDHSQYRFGHTKVFFKAGLLGLLEEMRDERLASLITITQALCRGFLRRKEIQQMSERRESVYTIQYNIRSFMNVKHWPWMKLYFKIKPLLRSAETEKEMAMMKEEFAKCKEDLAKSEAKRKEMEAKMVSLVQEKNDLCLQIQTEGESLADAEERCDGLIKNKIALEAKTKELSERLEDEEEVNAELTAKKRKLEDECSELKRDIDDLELTLVKVEKEKHATENKVKNLTEEMCSLDDTIGRLSKEKSALQQAHQQTLEDLQAEEDKVNTLSKAKIKLEQQVDDLEGSLEQEKKNRMDVERSKRKIEGDLKLAQEAIMDLENDKQTLEEHLKKKDFELSQLTSKIEDEQSVAMQSQKKLKELQARIGELEEEIEAEHVARAKVERQRGELARELEEISERLEEAGGATAAQIEMNKKRELEFQKLRRDLEESTLHHEAIAAALRKKHADSVAELGEHIDNLQRVKQKLEKEKSEYKMEVDDMSGNIEVTIKAKSHYEKLCHSMEDQLNEYKSKHDEDSRLITELNTQRARLQNENGEFTRLLEEKEAILSQMSRAKLAFTQQVEELKRQVEEETKAKSALAHALQSARHDCDLLREQFEEEQEAKAELQRAMSKANSEVSQWRTKYETDAIQRNDELEEAKKKLTQRLQEAEEAMEAMNAKCSSLEKTKQRLQGEVDDLTAEVERANVQAALLDKKQRTFDKILSESRQKFEESQAELEGSQRECRTLSTELFKIKNSYEEALDHLEVLKRENTNLQQEISEISDQLGENGKVMHELEKTKKHTESEKTEIQTALEEAEASLEHEESKILRIQLELTQVKGEVDRRLAEKDQEIEQMKRNHLRMVDTLQSTLDAEVRSKNDAMRIRKKMETDLNELEMQLSHSNRQAFEAQKQLKSIQVHLKEQTLHLGDALRSQEDLKEQVAMLERRNILMQAEVEELRAALEQSDRSRKLAEQELADACERAGLLHSQNTSLLNHKRKLDADASQLQAELEDAIQEARNADEKAKKAITDAAMMAEELKKEQDTSSHLERMKKNMETSVKDLQHRLDEAESLALKGGKKQLQKLEARVRELESEMESEQKRSADAIKGVRKYERRIRELTYQTEEDKKTVLRLQDLVDKLQLKVKVYKRQNEEVEEQANLSLAKLRKVQHELEEAQERADIAESQVNKMKSKSREFGRVNSSSTCFQTIWSG; from the exons ATGGATGCTGACATGGCTGTGTTTGGGGACGCCGCTCCGTATCTAAGGCGGCCCGAACGGGAGCGGATCGAGGCCCAGAATCGGCCCTTTGACGCCAAAACCTCCGTGTATGTGGTCGATCCAAAGGAGCTTTTTGTTAAAGGCACTATACAGAGCAAAGATAAAGGCAAAGTGACTGTCAAAACAGACGCCGGAAAG GTTGTCACGGTGACGGATGACGATGTGTTTCCTATGAATCCGCccaaatttgacaaaattgaGGATATGGCCATGATGACCCACCTCAATGAGGCGGCTGTGCTGTACAACCTCAAAGAGCGTTATGCGGCGTGGATGATTTAC ACCTACTCGGGACTCTTCTGCGTCACTGTGAATCCTTACAAGTGGCTTCCAGTGTACAACCAAGAGGTCGTGGTGGCCTACAGAGGCAAAAAGCGCCAGGAGGCACcgccacacattttctccaTCTCTGACAATGCTTATCAGTTCATGCTCACTG ATCGAGAAAACCAGTCCATCCTTATCAC CGGAGAATCCGGGGCAGGGAAGACTGTCAACACCAAGCGCGTCATCCAGTACTTTGCAACAATTGCAGGCTCCGgggacaaaaagaaagattcTGCTGCAGCTGCCAAGTTACAG GGAAATCTGGAGGACCAGATCATTTCTGCCAACCCTTTACTTGAGGCTTTTGGAAATGCCAAGACTGTCAGAAATGATAATTCCTCACGTTTT gGCAAATTCATAAGAATTCACTTTGGAACAACAGGGAAATTGGCCTCAGCTGATATTGAAACAT ATTTGCTGGAAAAGTCAAGAGTCACTTTCCAGCTATCTGCAGAGAGGAGCTACCATATTTTCTACCAAATCATGTCCAACAAGAAGCCTGAGCTAATAG AGGCTCTGCTTATCACCACCAACCCGTACGACTACCCGTTCCTCAGCCAAGGGGAGATCAGCGTCGCCAGCATTGATGACAGCGATGAGCTGATGGCTACAGAC AGCGCCATCGACACCCTCGGTTTCAGCGGAGACGAGCGGATGGGCATTTACAAACTCACCGGTGCTGTCATGCATTATGGCAACATGAAGTTCAAGCAGAAGCAGAGAGAAGAGCAAGCAGAGCCAGATGGGACAGAGG TGGCTGACAAAGCAGCGTATCTGATGGGCCTGAACTCGGCCGACATATTAAAAGCACTGTGTTATCCCAGAGTGAAGGTGGGCAACGAGTATGTCACCAAAGGACAGACTGTGCAACAG GTGTACAATTCCATCGGTGCTTTGGCCAAATCAGTGTACGAGAAGATGTTCATGTGGATGGTCCTTCGCATCAATCAGATGTTGGACACCAAGCAGCCACGTCAGTTCTTCATCGGCGTCTTGGATATTGCTGGCTTTGAGATTTTTGAC tACAACAGTCTGGAGCAGCTTTGTATCAATTTCACCAATGAGAAACTGCAACAGTTTTTCAACCATCACATGTTTGTGTTGGAGCAAGAAGAATATAAGAAAGAGGGCATCGAGTGGGAGTTCATCGACTTTGGGATGGATCTGGCTGCTTGCATAGAGCTCATTGAAAAG CCAATGGGTATCTTCTCCATCCTTGAAGAGGAATGCATGTTCCCCAAAGCCTCCGACAGCaccttcaaaaacaaactgtatgacCAACATCTTGGAAAGTCCAACAACTTTCAGAAGCCCAAGCCTGTGAAAGGCAAAGCTGAAGCTCACTTCTCCCTGGTGCACTATGCTGGCACCGTGGACTACAGCATCACAGGCTGGTTAGACAAAAACAAGGACCCGCTCAATGAAAGTGTAGTCCAGCTCTTCCAGAAGGCAGGCCTAAAATTATTGGCTTTTCTCTATAGTAGTTATTCATCATCAGATG ATAATTCAGCTGGAGGAAGTGCAAAGAAAGCGGCCAAAAGGAAAGGCTCATCCTTCCAGACTGTTTCAGCTCTCTTTAGG GAGAATCTCGGGAAGCTGATGACAAATCTTCGGAGTACCCATCCGCATTTTGTTCGGTGTCTCAttccaaatgaaacaaaaactcCAG GAATTATGGAACACCATCTGGTTATCCACCAACTTCGATGTAATGGTGTGCTGGAGGGAATCAGGATTTGCAGGAAGGGCTTTCCGAGTCGAATTCTCTATGGGGATTTCAAGCAAAG GTACAAAGTATTAAATGCCAGTGTTATCCCTGATGGCCAATTTATTGACAACAAGACGGCTGCAGAGAAGCTCTTAGGATCGATCGATGTAGATCATTCTCAGTATAGATTTGGCCATACAAAG GTGTTCTTCAAAGCAGGCCTATTAGGTCTCCTGGAAGAAATGAGGGATGAGCGACTGGCCTCGCTCATCACCATCACTCAAGCCTTGTGTCGCGGCTTCCTCAGGAGAAAGGAAATTCAGCAAATGTCGGAGAGGAG AGAATCGGTTTACACCATTCAGTATAATATTCGCTCCTTCATGAATGTCAAACACTGGCCATGGATGAAGCTCTACTTCAAAATCAAACCACTTTTGAGAAGTGCTGAGACAGAGAAGGAAATGGCCATGATGAAGGAAGAATTTGCTAAATGCAAAGAGGATCTAGCTAAATCTGAGGCCAAGAGAAAGGAGATGGAAGCCAAAATGGTTTCCCTGGTGCAggagaaaaatgatttgtgtCTGCAGATCCAAACT gAAGGCGAGAGCCTGGCAGATGCAGAAGAAAGATGCGATGGACTCATAAAGAACAAGATTGCATTGGAAGCAAAAACCAAAGAACTGAGCGAACGactggaggatgaggaggaggtgaaTGCCGAACTCACGGCAAAGAAGAGAAAGCTGGAAGACGAATGCTCGGAGCTGAAAAGGGATATTGATGATTTAGAGCTCACCCTGGTCAAAGTTGAAAAGGAAAAGCACGCCACTGAAAACAAG GTGAAAAATCTGACAGAGGAGATGTGTTCCCTGGATGATACCATTGGCAGGTTGTCCAAGGAGAAGTCAGCCTTGCAGCAGGCGCACCAGCAGACGCTGGAAGACCTGCAAGCAGAGGAAGACAAAGTCAACACTCTGAGCAAAGCTAAGATCAAGTTGGAGCAACAAGTCGATGAT TTGGAGGGGTCGCTGGAACAAGAGAAAAAGAACCGCATGGATGTGGAAAGGAGCAAGAGGAAAATTGAAGGAGATCTGAAACTAGCCCAAGAAGCCATCATGGATttggaaaatgacaaacaaacgTTGGAGGAACACCTTAAAAA GAAAGATTTCGAATTAAGCCAACTTACATCCAAAATCGAAGATGAGCAGAGTGTAGCGATGCAGTCGCAGAAGAAGCTCAAGGAGCTGCAG GCACGCATTGGAGAGCTGGAAGAGGAGATTGAAGCAGAACATGTTGCCCGAGCCAAGGTGGAGAGACAGCGTGGTGAACTCGCACGGGAGCTTGAGGAGATCAGCGAGAGGTTGGAGGAAGCCGGAGGGGCCACCGCAGCTCAGATCGAGATGAACAAGAAGCGTGAGCTGGAGTTTCAGAAACTCAGACGGGACCTCGAGGAGTCCACGCTTCACCATGAAGCCATAGCCGCCGCCTTGCGGAAAAAACACGCCGACAGCGTTGCCGAGTTGGGAGAGCACattgacaacctgcaacgggTCAAGCAAAagctggagaaggagaagagCGAATACAAGATGGAGGTGGATGACATGTCTGGCAACATTGAGGTTACAATCAAAGCAAAG AGTCATTACGAGAAGCTGTGTCACTCCATGGAGGACCAACTGAATGAATACAAGTCCAAACATGACGAAGACTCTCGCTTGATCACGGAATTGAACACACAAAGGGCAAGGCTCCAGAATGAAAATG GCGAGTTTACTCGTCTTCTGGAGGAGAAAGAGGCAATTCTTTCTCAAATGTCCAGGGCCAAGCTTGCCTTCACCCAGCAAGTTGAGGAGCTCAAGAGACAAGTTGAGGAGGAAACAAAG GCTAAGAGCGCCCTGGCTCACGCTCTGCAATCTGCACGTCATGACTGCGATCTGCTTCGGGAGCAGTTtgaagaggagcaggaggCCAAAGCCGAGCTCCAGAGGGCAATGTCCAAAGCCAACAGTGAGGTGTCACAATGGAGAACAAAATACGAGACTGACGCCATCCAGCGCAATGATGAGTTGGAAGAGGCAAA GAAAAAGCTCACTCAACGTTTGCAAGAGGCCGAAGAGGCGATGGAGGCTATGAATGCCAAGTGTTCCTCGTTGGAAAAGACTAAACAGAGGCTTCAAGGAGAAGTGGATGACCTCACGGCTGAAGTGGAAAGGGCCAATGTGCAAGCAGCTCTCCTTGACAAAAAGCAGAGAACCTTTGATAAG ATTTTGTCTGAGTCGAGACAGAAGTTCGAAGAGAGCCAAGCTGAGCTGGAAGGATCACAAAGGGAATGTCGTACCCTTAGCACAGAGCTCTTCAAAATCAAGAACTCCTACGAAGAAGCTTTGGATCACCTCGAGGTCCTCAAACGAGAGAATACAAATTTACAGC AGGAGATCTCTGAAATCTCCGACCAACTTGGTGAGAATGGCAAAGTCATGCACGAGCtggagaagacgaagaaaCACACAGAGAGTGAGAAAACGGAGATCCAGACTGCTCTGGAGGAAGCTGAG GCTTCTCTGGAACACGAAGAATCCAAAATTCTCCGTATCCAACTTGAGCTGACTCAAGTCAAAGGGGAAGTGGATCGCAGGCTAGCTGAGAAAGACCAAGAGATTGAACAGATGAAACGCAACCACCTGCGCATGGTGGATACTTTACAGTCCACCTTGGATGCCGAAGTACGCAGCAAAAACGATGCCATGCGAATCAGGAAAAAGATGGAGACCGACCTCAATGAGTTGGAGATGCAGTTGAGCCACTCCAATCGGCAGGCGTTCGAGGCCCAGAAGCAGCTGAAGAGCATTCAAGTCCACCTCAAG GAGCAAACTCTTCACCTCGGTGATGCGCTACGCAGCCAAGAAGACCTCAAGGAGCAAGTCGCCATGTTGGAACGCAGGAACATCTTGATGCAAGCTGAAGTGGAAGAACTGAGGGCTGCTTTGGAACAATCGGACCGAAGCCGCAAGTTAGCTGAGCAGGAACTTGCTGATGCCTGTGAGAGAGCTGGGCTGCTGCACTCACAG AACACGAGTCTTCTCAACCATAAGAGGAAGTTGGATGCTGATGCCAGCCAGCTGCAGGCCGAGCTGGAGGATGCAATCCAAGAGGCTCGCAATGCTGATGAGAAAGCAAAGAAAGCCATCACCGAT GCAGCCATGATGGCAGAGGAGCTCAAGAAAGAACAAGACACCAGTAGCCACCTggagaggatgaagaagaacaTGGAGACCTCGGTGAAGGACCTACAGCATCGTCTCGATGAAGCCGAGAGCCTTGCATTGAAGGGGGGCAAGAAACAACTCCAGAAACTGGAGGCTCGG GTGCGTGAACTGGAAAGTGAAATGGAGAGTGAACAGAAGAGATCTGCAGATGCTATCAAGGGAGTCCGTAAATATGAAAGGCGGATCAGGGAGCTCACGTACCAGACGGAAGAGGACAAAAAGACTGTTTTGAGACTGCAGGACCTGGTTGATAAACTGCAACTGAAAGTCAAAGTATATAAACGGCAGAACGAGGAAGTG GAGGAGCAAGCAAATCTTAGTCTTGCCAAATTAAGGAAGGTCCAACATGAACTGGAAGAGGCCCAGGAACGAGCAGACATTGCTGAGTCGCAAGTCAATAAgatgaaaagcaaaagcagAGAATTTGGAAGGGTAAACTCATCATCTACATGTTTTCAAACCATCTGGAGTGGATGA